A region of Pseudomonas marginalis DNA encodes the following proteins:
- a CDS encoding DUF4350 domain-containing protein, with product MNRPLLWVGLLLACLLGAGGFYAWSKAIPYEEVVDRGPSPEAQANPYLAAEHFLRLQGLAVERANGLERLASLPAKGNSLLLLGERGNMSPRQAGQLLDWARSGGHLLVVAEALWDDETGKSGDLLLDRLPIHQVLSDEPDAPASAPTRKNKAPDLTKLYVDNDTAPVYFSFDTDFNLIDPKHLAQFSANSARSSHLMQLDLGQGRVTVITDSELWKTPDIGKHDNAWLLWHLTQGTAVTLLFNGDVDDLFTLLLRYFPQALVALIALIALALWQAGMRQGPIQAPAPKARRQLQEHLKASADFLLRRSGQGTLLQALQRDILRAARRRHPGFEHLDNTEQGRVLAHLTRQPSHVISQALGPLPTKRLSSADFSRQVACLQTLRNAL from the coding sequence ATGAACCGGCCATTACTGTGGGTGGGGCTGCTGTTGGCGTGCCTGCTTGGAGCGGGCGGTTTTTACGCATGGAGCAAAGCGATCCCCTATGAAGAAGTGGTGGACCGCGGCCCCTCCCCGGAAGCCCAGGCCAATCCTTACCTGGCAGCCGAACACTTTCTGCGCCTGCAAGGCCTGGCCGTGGAGCGCGCCAATGGCCTGGAACGCCTGGCGAGCCTGCCCGCCAAGGGCAACAGCCTGCTGTTGCTGGGCGAACGCGGCAACATGTCGCCACGCCAGGCAGGGCAACTCCTGGACTGGGCCAGGTCCGGCGGCCATCTACTGGTAGTCGCCGAGGCCCTGTGGGACGACGAAACCGGCAAGAGCGGCGACCTGCTGCTCGATCGCCTGCCTATCCACCAAGTCCTCAGCGATGAACCCGACGCCCCCGCCTCGGCCCCGACCCGCAAAAATAAAGCACCGGACCTGACCAAACTGTATGTCGACAACGACACAGCCCCGGTCTATTTCAGTTTCGACACCGACTTCAATCTCATCGACCCCAAGCACCTGGCACAATTTTCAGCCAATAGCGCGCGGTCGAGCCACTTGATGCAACTCGACCTCGGGCAAGGCCGCGTAACGGTGATCACCGACAGCGAGCTGTGGAAAACGCCGGACATTGGCAAACACGACAATGCCTGGCTGCTGTGGCATCTGACCCAGGGCACTGCCGTAACCTTGTTGTTCAACGGCGACGTAGATGACCTGTTCACCCTGCTGCTGCGTTATTTCCCCCAGGCGTTGGTGGCGCTCATTGCCCTGATTGCCCTGGCACTCTGGCAGGCAGGTATGCGCCAGGGCCCAATCCAGGCGCCCGCCCCCAAGGCACGCCGGCAATTGCAGGAGCATCTGAAAGCCAGCGCCGACTTCCTGCTGCGTCGCAGCGGCCAAGGCACACTGTTGCAGGCCTTGCAGCGCGACATCCTGCGCGCCGCACGGCGGCGTCATCCTGGCTTTGAACATCTCGACAATACGGAACAGGGGCGAGTACTTGCCCACCTGACGCGCCAACCCTCCCACGTCATCAGCCAGGCCCTCGGCCCACTCCCGACGAAACGGCTTTCCAGTGCCGATTTCAGCCGGCAGGTGGCGTGCCTGCAAACCCTCAGGAATGCCCTATGA
- a CDS encoding AAA family ATPase, which produces MSEFPSANTLPGDPLQRACQQAQALRIELRKAVIGQDQVIDDVLTALIAGGHVLLEGVPGLGKTLLVRALARCFDGEFARIQFTPDLMPSDVTGHAVYDLHTEQFKLRKGPVFTHLLLADEINRAPAKTQAALLEAMQERQVTLEGEALPIGQPFMVLATQNPIEQEGTYPLPEAELDRFMLKVRMDYPDAQQELDMVREVTRSSRADMLDVQPLRTVLEAEDVLQLQRIASELPLDEHVLDYAVRLARATRSWPGLAIGAGPRASIALVRGARARALLRAGEFVTPDDIKDCALAVLRHRVRLAPELDIDGLEVDQVLKQLLDQIPAPRQ; this is translated from the coding sequence ATGAGCGAATTTCCCAGCGCTAACACCCTGCCCGGCGACCCTCTGCAACGCGCCTGCCAGCAGGCCCAGGCCCTGCGCATTGAACTGCGCAAGGCGGTGATCGGGCAGGATCAGGTAATCGATGATGTACTCACCGCGCTGATCGCCGGCGGCCACGTATTGCTCGAGGGTGTCCCCGGGCTGGGCAAGACCTTGCTGGTACGTGCCCTGGCCCGTTGCTTTGACGGCGAATTCGCGCGGATCCAGTTCACCCCGGACCTGATGCCGAGCGATGTCACCGGCCACGCGGTGTACGACCTGCACACCGAACAGTTCAAGCTGCGCAAGGGGCCCGTATTCACCCACTTGTTGCTGGCCGACGAAATCAACCGCGCTCCGGCCAAGACCCAGGCAGCCCTGCTCGAAGCCATGCAGGAACGGCAAGTCACCCTCGAAGGCGAGGCGCTGCCCATTGGCCAGCCGTTCATGGTACTTGCCACGCAAAATCCCATCGAACAGGAAGGCACCTACCCCCTGCCGGAAGCCGAACTGGACCGTTTCATGCTCAAGGTACGCATGGACTACCCCGATGCGCAGCAGGAACTGGATATGGTGCGCGAAGTGACACGCTCATCACGAGCCGACATGCTGGACGTGCAACCGTTGCGCACCGTGCTGGAGGCCGAGGACGTGCTGCAGCTGCAACGGATCGCCAGTGAACTGCCCCTGGATGAACACGTGCTCGACTATGCCGTGCGCCTGGCGCGAGCAACCCGCAGTTGGCCGGGACTGGCCATAGGCGCCGGCCCGCGAGCCTCCATCGCCCTGGTACGCGGCGCCCGCGCACGGGCCTTGTTACGCGCAGGCGAGTTCGTCACACCGGATGACATCAAGGACTGTGCCCTGGCGGTACTGCGTCATCGGGTACGCCTTGCGCCAGAACTGGATATAGACGGGCTGGAGGTCGACCAGGTGCTCAAGCAGCTGCTGGACCAGATTCCGGCCCCCCGGCAATGA
- a CDS encoding DUF58 domain-containing protein, which produces MKPTRLLLAWLSVLLGLSILLGAAAALQFKVPETLHSITWGLLLALLLLAMLDALRLRRRPSPRVHRQMPGSLALGRWGEVRLSLEHDYPQALTVQVFDHVPDGLGVENLPQSIELHPGERSELGYRLRPLRRGHFAFSRCEIHLPSPLGLWSARRFIETEDATRVYPDFARLYGAQLLGVDNWLSQLGVRQRQRRGLGLEFHQLREFREGDSLRQIDWKATARQRTPIAREYQDERDQQIVFMLDCGRRMRSQDDELSHFDHALNACLLLSYVALRQGDAVGLCTFATDQPRYLAPVKGSSQLNLLLNTVYDLDTSRRTADYQAAASQLLARQKRRALVIIVSNLRDEDDEALLSAVKRISRQHRVLVASMREEVLDRLRQSPVQTLPEALAYSGTVDYLNTRDELHDRMNAHGLSALDTLPSEMGAALVTRYLGWKKAGVF; this is translated from the coding sequence ATGAAACCGACCCGTCTGTTATTAGCCTGGCTCAGCGTACTGCTGGGCTTGAGTATCCTGCTGGGCGCTGCGGCCGCCTTGCAGTTCAAGGTACCCGAGACCTTGCACTCAATAACATGGGGCTTGCTCCTGGCGCTGTTGCTGCTGGCCATGCTCGACGCACTGCGACTGCGCCGCCGACCCTCACCACGCGTGCACCGGCAGATGCCCGGCAGCCTGGCGCTGGGGCGCTGGGGCGAAGTCCGCCTGTCCCTGGAACATGACTACCCACAGGCGCTGACAGTGCAGGTGTTCGATCACGTCCCCGACGGGCTGGGCGTGGAAAACCTGCCCCAGTCCATCGAACTGCACCCTGGTGAACGCAGTGAGCTGGGTTATCGTCTGCGCCCCTTGCGGCGTGGGCATTTCGCGTTCAGTCGCTGCGAAATCCACCTGCCCAGTCCCTTGGGGCTCTGGTCTGCACGGCGCTTTATCGAAACCGAGGATGCCACCCGCGTCTATCCGGACTTCGCCCGCCTGTACGGGGCACAACTGCTGGGTGTGGATAACTGGCTGAGCCAACTGGGGGTACGTCAACGGCAACGACGAGGATTGGGACTGGAGTTTCATCAGCTGCGCGAGTTTCGTGAGGGCGACAGCCTGCGACAAATCGATTGGAAAGCGACCGCTCGGCAACGTACCCCCATCGCCCGGGAGTATCAGGACGAGCGCGACCAGCAGATCGTGTTCATGCTCGATTGCGGCCGACGCATGCGCAGCCAGGATGACGAGCTGTCCCATTTCGACCACGCCCTCAATGCCTGCCTGCTGCTCAGTTATGTGGCCCTGCGCCAGGGCGATGCGGTGGGGTTGTGCACCTTTGCCACTGACCAGCCACGCTACCTGGCACCGGTCAAGGGCAGCAGCCAATTGAATCTGTTGCTCAATACGGTCTATGACCTGGACACCAGCCGCCGAACCGCCGACTACCAGGCAGCGGCCAGCCAACTGCTGGCCCGGCAGAAACGTCGGGCATTGGTCATTATTGTCAGCAACCTGCGGGATGAGGACGACGAAGCCCTGCTCTCCGCCGTCAAGCGCATCAGTCGTCAACATCGGGTGCTGGTGGCGAGTATGCGTGAGGAAGTACTCGATCGACTGCGCCAATCCCCCGTACAAACCTTGCCCGAAGCCCTGGCCTACAGCGGCACTGTCGACTACCTCAATACTCGGGATGAATTGCATGACCGCATGAACGCCCACGGCCTGTCGGCGTTGGATACGTTGCCATCAGAAATGGGCGCGGCCCTGGTGACACGCTACCTGGGTTGGAAGAAAGCCGGAGTATTCTAA
- a CDS encoding PilZ domain-containing protein, translating to MFTDRRIERHQLPYFLQVFNRVTDKPIGFLGNVSDDGLMLVSQLPMMVDVDFELRLKIPGADDTFHVIDITATCLWSHEDINPQHYDSGFSVLEAPEEYGQLINVLLQYFSFDSLEASA from the coding sequence ATGTTTACCGACCGACGGATCGAGCGGCATCAACTACCGTATTTCCTGCAAGTGTTTAACCGTGTCACCGACAAACCCATAGGTTTTTTGGGTAACGTCTCTGACGACGGGCTGATGTTGGTCAGCCAGTTACCCATGATGGTCGATGTGGACTTCGAGTTGCGCTTGAAGATACCCGGGGCTGACGACACGTTCCATGTCATTGACATCACCGCGACCTGCCTGTGGAGCCATGAAGATATCAACCCGCAGCACTATGATTCCGGGTTCAGCGTGCTTGAAGCCCCCGAGGAATATGGGCAACTGATCAACGTGCTGTTGCAGTACTTCAGTTTTGATTCCTTGGAGGCTTCGGCCTAG
- the pyk gene encoding pyruvate kinase: MSVRRTKIVATLGPASNSPEVLEQLILAGLDVARLNFSHGTPDEHKARAKLVRDLAAKHGRFVALLGDLQGPKIRIAKFANKRIELKIGDKFTFSTSHPLTEGTQDVVGIDYPDLVKDCGVGDELLLDDGRVVMRVDTATPTELNCTVIIGGPLSDHKGINRRGGGLTAPALTEKDKADIKLAAEMEVDYLAVSFPRDAADMEYARKLRDEAGGTAWLVAKIERAEAVADDETLDGLIKASDAVMVARGDLGVEIGDAELIGIQKKIILHARRHNKAVIVATQMMESMIQNPMPTRAEVSDVANAVLDYTDAVMLSAESAAGPYPLEAVQAMARICVGAEKHPTSKTSSHRIGKVFESCDQSIALAAMYTANHFPGVKAIIALTESGYTPLIMSRIRSSVPIYAFSPHRETQARAALFRGVYTVPFDPASLPPHEVSQAAIDELIKRGVVEKGDWVILTKGDSYHTIGGTNGMKILHVGDPMV; this comes from the coding sequence ATGTCCGTCCGTCGTACCAAAATCGTCGCCACCCTTGGCCCGGCAAGCAACTCGCCGGAAGTCCTCGAACAGCTGATTCTGGCTGGTTTGGACGTTGCCCGTCTGAACTTCTCCCACGGCACCCCGGACGAGCACAAGGCTCGCGCCAAGCTGGTGCGTGACCTGGCCGCCAAACATGGCCGCTTCGTCGCACTGCTGGGTGACCTGCAAGGCCCGAAAATCCGTATCGCCAAATTCGCCAACAAGCGTATCGAGCTGAAGATCGGTGACAAATTCACCTTCTCCACCAGCCACCCGCTGACCGAAGGCACCCAGGACGTCGTGGGTATCGACTACCCGGACCTGGTCAAGGATTGCGGCGTCGGTGACGAGCTGCTGCTGGACGACGGTCGCGTGGTGATGCGCGTTGACACCGCGACCCCGACCGAACTGAATTGCACCGTGATCATCGGCGGTCCGCTGTCCGATCACAAAGGCATCAACCGTCGCGGCGGTGGCTTGACCGCCCCAGCCCTGACTGAAAAAGACAAGGCCGACATCAAGCTCGCCGCTGAAATGGAAGTGGACTACCTCGCCGTATCCTTCCCGCGCGACGCTGCCGACATGGAATACGCCCGTAAACTGCGCGACGAAGCCGGCGGTACCGCCTGGCTGGTGGCGAAGATCGAGCGCGCCGAAGCCGTAGCCGATGATGAAACCCTCGACGGCCTGATCAAGGCGTCCGACGCGGTGATGGTTGCCCGTGGCGACCTGGGTGTGGAAATCGGTGACGCCGAACTGATCGGTATCCAGAAGAAGATCATCCTGCACGCACGCCGCCACAACAAAGCGGTGATCGTCGCGACCCAGATGATGGAGTCGATGATCCAGAACCCGATGCCGACCCGCGCCGAAGTGTCCGACGTGGCCAACGCCGTGCTCGACTACACCGACGCCGTGATGCTCTCGGCCGAAAGTGCCGCCGGCCCGTACCCACTGGAAGCCGTGCAGGCCATGGCGCGTATCTGCGTCGGTGCCGAAAAGCACCCGACCAGCAAGACCTCCAGCCACCGCATCGGCAAAGTGTTCGAAAGCTGCGACCAGAGCATTGCCCTGGCCGCCATGTACACCGCCAACCACTTCCCGGGCGTGAAAGCGATCATTGCCTTGACCGAAAGTGGCTATACGCCATTGATCATGTCGCGTATCCGTTCTTCGGTGCCGATCTACGCGTTCTCCCCGCACCGCGAAACCCAGGCCCGTGCGGCCCTGTTCCGTGGCGTGTACACCGTACCGTTCGACCCGGCGTCGTTGCCGCCCCATGAAGTCAGCCAGGCGGCCATCGACGAGCTGATCAAGCGCGGCGTAGTGGAGAAAGGCGACTGGGTCATCCTGACCAAAGGCGACAGCTACCACACCATCGGCGGCACCAACGGCATGAAGATCCTGCACGTTGGCGACCCAATGGTCTGA
- a CDS encoding enoyl-CoA hydratase-related protein, whose translation MTDAILLQRERGLLTLQLNRPDKKNALTRAMYSQLAEALEQADADPQVNAVLIQGSSECFTAGNDIGDFLEQPPGDLDSPPFHFMKSLLNCRKPVIAAVAGAAVGIGTTLLLHCDLVYISRDARLRMPFVNLGLCPEFGSSLILPRLLGHAKAAELLLLGEGFSGEQAAAWGIATEALGSGEAALAKAREMAERFETLAPGAVQVCKQLMKSVDREQLRQVIEEEGALFVQRLKSPEAIAALSGFMDRR comes from the coding sequence ATGACCGACGCCATCCTGCTGCAACGCGAGCGCGGGCTGCTGACTCTGCAGCTCAATCGCCCGGACAAGAAAAACGCCCTGACCCGAGCCATGTACAGCCAATTGGCCGAGGCGTTGGAGCAGGCCGATGCGGACCCGCAGGTCAATGCCGTGCTGATCCAGGGCAGCAGCGAGTGTTTTACTGCCGGCAACGATATAGGCGATTTTCTCGAGCAACCGCCCGGTGACCTCGACAGCCCACCATTTCACTTTATGAAAAGCCTGCTCAACTGCCGCAAGCCGGTGATCGCAGCCGTAGCGGGTGCGGCGGTGGGGATCGGCACGACCCTGCTGCTGCATTGCGACCTGGTGTACATCAGCCGCGATGCCCGGTTGCGCATGCCGTTCGTCAATTTGGGGCTGTGTCCGGAGTTTGGGTCGAGCCTGATCCTCCCGCGTTTACTGGGGCACGCGAAGGCGGCTGAACTGCTGTTGCTGGGTGAGGGCTTCAGCGGCGAACAAGCGGCCGCGTGGGGGATTGCCACCGAAGCGTTGGGCAGTGGCGAAGCGGCATTGGCCAAGGCGCGGGAAATGGCCGAGCGCTTTGAAACCCTGGCGCCGGGAGCGGTGCAGGTCTGCAAGCAGTTGATGAAGAGCGTGGACCGTGAGCAGTTGCGGCAAGTGATCGAGGAAGAGGGGGCGTTGTTTGTGCAGCGCTTGAAGTCGCCGGAAGCGATTGCGGCGTTGTCGGGGTTTATGGACAGGCGCTAA
- a CDS encoding iron-sulfur-binding ferredoxin reductase encodes MPELYVGERHWSVATGSNLLDALSQAGVAVPYSCRAGSCHACLVRCQGEVEDRQPAALSPAQRQEGWRLACQCQVIGDLQVEAFDPLRDGLPAQVVGADWLNASVLRLRLQPERGLRYRAGQHLVLWAGQVARPYSLASLPQEDAFLEFHIDCRQPGAFSDAARALSVGDRLRLGELRGGALQYDPDWQSRPLWLLASGTGLGPLWGVLREALRQDHQGAIRMIHLAHDADGHYLAGPLAELAAHHPNLTLELWTAAESAQALAQLRLVSRQTLALLCGHPVSVEAFSKRLFLAGLPRNQLLADVFLPRG; translated from the coding sequence ATGCCTGAACTGTACGTCGGCGAACGCCATTGGTCGGTAGCCACCGGCAGCAACCTGCTGGATGCCTTGAGCCAGGCGGGTGTGGCCGTGCCCTACAGTTGCCGTGCCGGCAGTTGCCATGCGTGCCTGGTGCGGTGCCAGGGCGAGGTCGAGGACCGTCAGCCCGCTGCCTTGAGCCCGGCACAACGCCAGGAGGGCTGGCGCCTGGCGTGCCAGTGCCAGGTGATCGGCGATCTGCAGGTCGAGGCGTTCGACCCGCTGCGGGACGGCCTGCCGGCCCAGGTGGTGGGGGCCGATTGGTTGAATGCCTCGGTGCTGCGCCTGCGGCTGCAACCGGAGCGTGGACTGCGGTATCGCGCCGGGCAGCACCTGGTGTTGTGGGCCGGGCAGGTGGCACGGCCTTATTCCCTGGCCAGCCTGCCTCAGGAGGATGCATTCCTGGAGTTTCATATCGATTGCCGCCAGCCCGGCGCATTCAGCGATGCCGCGCGAGCCTTGTCGGTGGGTGATCGCCTGCGCCTGGGAGAATTGCGTGGCGGCGCGCTGCAATACGATCCCGACTGGCAATCCCGGCCGCTGTGGCTGCTGGCTTCCGGTACCGGCCTGGGGCCGCTGTGGGGTGTGCTGCGCGAGGCGTTGCGCCAGGATCACCAGGGCGCCATCCGTATGATTCACCTGGCCCATGATGCCGACGGTCATTACCTGGCCGGACCCCTGGCCGAACTGGCTGCGCATCATCCGAACCTGACGTTGGAGCTGTGGACTGCGGCCGAGTCGGCCCAGGCATTGGCGCAACTGCGGCTTGTTTCCCGGCAAACCCTGGCCTTACTCTGCGGGCATCCTGTCAGCGTCGAGGCCTTCTCCAAGCGCCTGTTCCTGGCGGGACTGCCGCGCAATCAACTGCTGGCCGATGTGTTCCTGCCCCGTGGTTGA
- a CDS encoding fumarate hydratase → MTVIKQDDLIQSVADALQFISYYHPVDFIQAMHEAYLREESPAARDSIAQILINSRMCATGHRPICQDTGIVTVFVRVGMDVRWDGATMGLDDMINEGVRRAYNLPENVLRASILADPAGARKNTKDNTPAVIHYSIVPGNTVEVDVAAKGGGSENKSKMAMLNPSDSIVDWVLKTVPTMGAGWCPPGMLGIGIGGTAEKAAVMAKEVLMESIDIHELKKRGPQNRIEEMRLELFEKVNQLGIGAQGLGGLTTVLDVKIMDYPTHAASLPVCMIPNCAATRHAHFVLDGSGPASLEAPPLDAYPEIVWEAGPSARRVNLDTLTPEEVQSWKPGETVLLNGKMLTGRDAAHKRMVEMLNKGENLPVDLKGRFIYYVGPVDPVREEVVGPAGPTTATRMDKFTRQILEQTGLLGMIGKSERGPTAIEAIKDHKAVYLMAVGGAAYLVAQAIKKSRVVAFAELGMEAIYEFDVKDMPVTVAVDSKGESVHITGPAIWQKKISESLAVEVQ, encoded by the coding sequence ATGACCGTGATCAAGCAAGACGACCTGATTCAGAGCGTTGCCGACGCCCTGCAATTCATTTCCTACTACCACCCCGTTGATTTCATCCAGGCGATGCACGAGGCCTACCTGCGCGAAGAATCGCCGGCAGCCCGTGACTCCATCGCGCAGATCCTGATCAACTCGCGCATGTGCGCCACCGGCCATCGCCCGATCTGCCAGGACACCGGTATCGTCACCGTGTTCGTGCGCGTGGGCATGGACGTACGTTGGGATGGCGCCACCATGGGCCTGGACGACATGATCAACGAAGGCGTGCGTCGCGCCTACAACCTGCCGGAAAACGTCCTGCGCGCATCGATCCTGGCCGACCCGGCCGGCGCACGCAAGAACACCAAGGACAACACCCCGGCCGTGATCCACTACTCCATCGTCCCGGGTAACACCGTGGAAGTGGATGTGGCGGCCAAGGGCGGCGGTTCCGAGAACAAGTCGAAAATGGCCATGCTCAACCCGTCCGACTCGATCGTCGACTGGGTGCTCAAGACCGTTCCGACCATGGGCGCCGGCTGGTGCCCACCGGGCATGCTCGGCATCGGCATCGGCGGCACCGCCGAAAAAGCCGCGGTGATGGCCAAGGAAGTGTTGATGGAATCCATCGACATCCACGAGCTGAAAAAGCGCGGCCCGCAAAACCGTATCGAAGAAATGCGCCTGGAGCTGTTCGAGAAGGTCAACCAACTGGGCATCGGCGCCCAGGGCCTGGGTGGCCTGACCACCGTGCTCGACGTGAAGATCATGGACTACCCGACCCACGCCGCTTCGCTGCCGGTGTGCATGATCCCCAACTGCGCCGCCACCCGTCACGCGCACTTCGTGCTCGACGGTTCGGGCCCGGCGTCGCTGGAAGCGCCACCGCTGGACGCCTACCCGGAAATCGTCTGGGAAGCCGGTCCATCGGCCCGTCGCGTCAACCTCGACACCCTGACCCCGGAAGAAGTGCAGAGCTGGAAGCCGGGCGAAACCGTGCTGCTCAACGGCAAGATGCTCACCGGTCGCGACGCCGCGCACAAGCGCATGGTCGAGATGCTGAACAAGGGCGAAAACCTGCCGGTGGACCTCAAGGGTCGCTTTATCTACTACGTCGGCCCGGTTGATCCGGTGCGCGAAGAAGTGGTTGGCCCGGCTGGCCCGACCACCGCGACGCGGATGGACAAGTTCACCCGTCAGATCCTCGAGCAAACCGGCCTGCTGGGCATGATCGGCAAATCCGAGCGTGGCCCTACCGCGATCGAAGCGATCAAGGACCACAAGGCCGTGTACCTGATGGCCGTGGGCGGCGCTGCTTACCTGGTGGCCCAAGCCATCAAGAAGTCGCGTGTGGTTGCCTTCGCCGAACTGGGTATGGAAGCGATCTACGAGTTCGACGTGAAAGACATGCCGGTCACCGTTGCGGTGGACAGCAAGGGCGAATCCGTCCACATCACCGGTCCGGCCATCTGGCAGAAAAAGATCAGTGAAAGCCTGGCGGTAGAAGTGCAGTAA